The following are encoded together in the Cryptococcus neoformans var. neoformans JEC21 chromosome 9 sequence genome:
- a CDS encoding mitochondrial import inner membrane translocase subunit tim17, putative, translated as MSAADHGRDPCPYVILNDFGGAFSMGAIGGGIWHGIKGARNSPRGERLVGSLSAIKARAPVLGGNFGVWGGLFSTFDCAVKGYRQKEDPWNAIISGFLTGGSLALRSGPKSAFGSAVGCAILLGVFEGVGVVANRMMAQPIPQMQLPEQAPPPVAPAVATA; from the exons ATGTCTGCTGCTGATCACGGACGAGACCCCTG CCCGTATGTCATCTTGAACGATTTCGGCGGTGCGTTCTCGATGGGTGCGATTGGCGGTGGTATCTGGCACGGTATCAAGGGTGCGAGAAATAGCCCCAGA GGCGAGCGTCTCGTCGGATCCCTCTCTGCTATCAAAGCCCGTGCGCCCGTGCTCGGTGGTAACTTTGGCGTTTGGGGTGGTCTTTTCTCAACTTTTGACTGTGCGGTCAAGGGGTATAGGCAAAAGGAGGATCCATGGAacgccatcatctctggTTTCTTGACAGGTGGCAGTTTGGCACTTAGGT CCGGTCCCAAGTCTGCGTTCGGATCAGCAGTCGGTTGTGCCATTCTTCTGGGAGTGTTTGAAG GTGTCGGTGTCGTCGCGAATAGGATGATGGCCCAGCCCATCCCTCAAATGCAAT TACCCGAACAAGCACCCCCGCCCGTCGCCCCCGCTGTCGCCACCGCCTAG